The Gillisia sp. Hel_I_86 genome has a segment encoding these proteins:
- the ahcY gene encoding adenosylhomocysteinase, translating to MSTKTVPYTAYKVKDISLADWGRKEIELAEAEMPGLMSLREEFGAEQPLKGARIAGCLHMTIQTAVLIETLTALGAEVTWSSCNIFSTQDQAAAAIAATGVPVYAWKGMNEEEFNWCIEQTLFFGEDRKPLNMILDDGGDLTNMVLDKYPELAEGVRGISEETTTGVHRLYERVKNGTLPMPAININDSVTKSKFDNKYGCRESAVDAIRRATDIMLAGKRVVVCGYGDVGKGTAASFKGAGSIVTITEIDPICALQAAMDGFEVKKLETVLPKADIVITTTGNKDIVRGEHFEAMKDKTIVCNIGHFDNEIAVAWLNENHGNTKDTIKPQVDKYTINGKDIILLAEGRLVNLGCATGHPSFVMSNSFTNQTLAQIELWKNADNYKNEVYMLPKHLDEKVAKLHLEKIGVELTELSKDQAEYIGVTVEGPFKPEYYRY from the coding sequence ATGTCGACTAAAACAGTGCCTTATACGGCCTATAAAGTTAAAGATATTTCCCTTGCAGATTGGGGAAGAAAAGAAATAGAATTGGCTGAAGCTGAAATGCCAGGTTTAATGTCCCTACGTGAAGAATTTGGGGCAGAACAACCTTTAAAAGGAGCACGTATTGCGGGTTGTTTGCATATGACCATCCAAACCGCAGTTTTAATTGAAACGCTTACCGCTTTAGGTGCTGAAGTTACCTGGAGTTCTTGCAATATATTTTCTACTCAAGATCAGGCTGCTGCAGCAATTGCAGCTACAGGTGTTCCTGTATATGCTTGGAAAGGGATGAATGAAGAAGAATTTAACTGGTGTATCGAGCAAACCTTGTTTTTTGGGGAAGACCGTAAGCCACTTAACATGATTCTAGATGATGGCGGGGATCTTACCAACATGGTTTTGGATAAATATCCAGAATTAGCTGAAGGTGTAAGAGGAATTTCCGAAGAAACTACAACTGGAGTACATAGATTGTATGAGCGGGTTAAAAACGGAACCCTTCCAATGCCGGCTATTAATATTAACGATTCGGTTACAAAATCTAAATTCGATAATAAATACGGGTGTAGGGAAAGTGCTGTAGATGCTATTAGAAGAGCTACAGATATCATGCTTGCCGGGAAAAGAGTAGTTGTTTGTGGATATGGAGATGTTGGAAAAGGAACTGCTGCCTCCTTTAAAGGAGCTGGATCTATTGTAACTATTACGGAAATCGATCCTATTTGTGCTTTACAAGCTGCAATGGACGGCTTTGAGGTTAAAAAATTGGAAACCGTACTTCCAAAAGCTGATATCGTAATCACCACCACCGGAAATAAGGATATTGTTAGAGGAGAACACTTTGAAGCGATGAAGGATAAAACCATCGTTTGTAACATTGGCCACTTTGATAATGAAATAGCTGTTGCTTGGTTAAATGAAAACCATGGCAATACAAAAGACACCATCAAGCCACAAGTAGATAAGTATACCATAAACGGGAAAGACATTATCTTACTTGCTGAAGGTAGATTGGTAAATCTTGGTTGTGCCACTGGTCACCCAAGTTTTGTAATGAGCAATTCATTTACCAACCAAACTTTAGCGCAAATCGAGCTTTGGAAAAATGCCGATAACTACAAAAACGAAGTTTATATGCTTCCGAAGCATTTAGATGAAAAAGTAGCTAAGCTTCACTTGGAAAAAATTGGGGTAGAACTAACAGAACTTTCTAAAGATCAAGCCGAATATATTGGAGTAACTGTAGAAGGACCATTTAAACCTGAGTATTACAGATACTAG
- a CDS encoding thiamine-binding protein, with protein MKISVELTLTPLQDNYEPSIINFIKKLRASGLTVLENPLSTQVYGDYEEVMGVLNKEMKTALESLERGLLYIKIVKSDRSEYAADF; from the coding sequence ATGAAAATTTCAGTAGAACTTACCTTAACACCTTTGCAAGACAATTATGAACCTTCAATTATCAATTTTATAAAGAAATTAAGAGCTTCGGGTTTAACCGTTTTGGAAAATCCTTTAAGCACTCAGGTGTATGGGGACTATGAGGAAGTAATGGGAGTTTTGAACAAAGAAATGAAGACCGCGTTGGAATCTTTAGAACGCGGACTGCTCTATATTAAAATTGTAAAATCTGACAGAAGCGAATATGCAGCCGATTTTTGA
- a CDS encoding HlyD family secretion protein: protein MKKGVIAAAEFEPVKSEYDLSQSDIHSFKKQQNNRWQTELIKYQDELEELSSNKTQLIDNKSQFFITAPISGTLINTAQFGEGSFVSPGTLIAEISPNTDLIAECYVSPADIGLLKANQKVVFQIDAYNYNQWGFADGEILEISKDVELLENTPVFKVRCLINQDHLKLKNGVKGQIKKGMTLNARFLLTERSLFDLLYDNVDDWLNPSRV, encoded by the coding sequence TTGAAAAAAGGAGTTATTGCAGCGGCTGAATTTGAACCTGTGAAATCTGAATATGATTTATCTCAAAGCGATATCCATTCTTTTAAGAAGCAACAGAATAATAGATGGCAAACCGAACTTATAAAATACCAAGATGAATTAGAAGAACTATCAAGCAATAAAACCCAATTAATAGATAATAAATCTCAATTTTTTATAACAGCACCAATTTCTGGTACTCTTATTAATACAGCTCAATTTGGAGAAGGCAGCTTTGTATCTCCCGGTACACTAATCGCTGAGATTTCACCAAATACAGATTTGATTGCAGAATGCTACGTGAGCCCAGCAGATATTGGCTTACTTAAGGCTAACCAAAAAGTTGTTTTTCAAATAGATGCTTACAATTACAATCAATGGGGATTTGCGGATGGAGAAATTCTGGAGATAAGTAAAGATGTAGAACTTTTAGAAAACACCCCTGTATTTAAAGTTAGATGTTTAATTAACCAAGATCATTTAAAATTGAAGAATGGTGTTAAAGGCCAAATTAAAAAAGGAATGACCCTCAATGCCCGTTTTCTATTAACAGAACGCTCACTTTTTGATCTCCTATATGATAATGTAGATGATTGGCTTAATCCAAGTAGAGTATAA
- a CDS encoding HTH domain-containing protein, with the protein MSTLKNLERLQQLHNLINTETTGSPSELANKMNISERLVYNLIEQLKDFEAAICYSRKSKTYYYCEDFQLEVNISVTVMTNNELTEIFAGSYFLQENTSLQTFYSEQKYISNNKTLICA; encoded by the coding sequence ATGAGCACATTAAAAAATTTAGAAAGATTACAACAATTGCATAATTTAATAAATACCGAAACCACAGGCTCTCCTAGCGAGCTTGCCAATAAAATGAATATTAGCGAACGTTTGGTCTATAATTTAATTGAACAATTAAAAGATTTTGAGGCAGCAATTTGTTATAGCCGAAAAAGCAAGACCTATTATTACTGCGAAGATTTCCAATTAGAAGTAAACATATCGGTAACCGTAATGACTAATAATGAACTTACAGAAATTTTTGCAGGAAGTTATTTTTTACAGGAAAACACTTCCCTGCAAACTTTTTACAGTGAGCAGAAGTATATTAGCAATAACAAAACATTAATATGCGCATAG
- a CDS encoding DUF4301 family protein, producing MKFSQKDIAQIQEKGLSVKEIEGQIAIFERGNKAVNILAAATLGNGITKVDSKQAEKFIGIYEDLKHNLKIINFIPASGAATRMFKELYVFVENFNPETDALKEYFGRNEHRKLKEFFKHLEKLPFYEAALSSAKKNHPNFENSSEALQKYVLVKAMLFNPGLELGNFPKGLVPFHNYKEATATAFEEHLYEAGTYAEKNNKANLHFTVSKEHLDKFKKEYEAIRTRVEEQTGTSFQIGFSFQDPKTDTIAVDNSNEVFRTVDGELFFRPGGHGALIENLNKLNADLVFIKNIDNLVTASNRDEVAFHKKMLAGNLLKVQQECFYYLEILDTANFSEISLQQITKFLKNKLSLNFSGNFELLPQAEQIHKLKQQLNRPLRVCGMVKNEGEPGGGPFLVEFENGESSLQIIEGAQIDTKNPQQNEIAQNATHFNPVDLVCGLKDYKGGKFDLNEFVAPEMSFISSKTKDGKALKALELPGLWNGAMAKWNTVFVEVPVSTFNPVKTVADLLKPSHQAK from the coding sequence TTGAAGTTTAGTCAGAAAGATATAGCCCAGATTCAAGAAAAGGGGCTTAGTGTAAAGGAAATAGAAGGTCAAATCGCCATTTTTGAGCGAGGTAATAAAGCTGTTAACATATTGGCTGCTGCTACCTTGGGAAATGGAATTACGAAGGTAGATAGCAAACAAGCTGAAAAGTTTATTGGCATTTATGAGGATCTAAAACACAATCTCAAGATCATCAATTTTATTCCGGCATCCGGTGCAGCCACTAGGATGTTCAAAGAGTTATATGTTTTTGTTGAAAATTTCAATCCCGAGACAGATGCCTTAAAGGAATACTTCGGAAGAAATGAACATAGAAAATTAAAGGAATTTTTTAAACATTTGGAGAAATTGCCTTTCTATGAAGCAGCGCTTTCTTCAGCAAAAAAAAATCATCCAAATTTTGAAAACAGTTCGGAAGCTCTTCAAAAATATGTTTTGGTTAAGGCAATGCTTTTTAACCCTGGATTAGAACTCGGGAATTTTCCTAAAGGACTGGTACCTTTCCATAATTATAAAGAAGCCACAGCTACGGCTTTTGAGGAACATCTCTACGAGGCTGGAACTTATGCTGAAAAAAACAATAAAGCCAACCTTCATTTTACGGTTTCCAAGGAACATTTGGATAAATTTAAAAAGGAATATGAGGCTATAAGAACTCGCGTAGAGGAGCAAACAGGAACAAGCTTTCAAATTGGTTTTTCTTTCCAAGATCCAAAAACAGATACTATTGCCGTGGACAATTCTAATGAAGTGTTTAGGACTGTGGATGGGGAACTGTTTTTTAGGCCGGGAGGGCATGGGGCGCTTATTGAAAACCTCAATAAGTTAAATGCCGATCTTGTTTTTATTAAGAACATAGATAACCTAGTAACGGCATCTAATAGAGATGAAGTGGCATTTCATAAAAAAATGCTCGCCGGGAATTTATTAAAGGTACAGCAAGAATGTTTTTACTATTTGGAAATTTTAGATACTGCGAATTTTTCTGAGATCAGCCTTCAACAAATCACTAAATTCTTAAAAAATAAATTATCGCTTAACTTTTCGGGCAATTTTGAATTGCTTCCACAAGCGGAACAAATCCATAAATTAAAACAACAATTGAATAGGCCCTTACGTGTTTGCGGAATGGTAAAAAATGAGGGAGAACCTGGTGGCGGGCCATTTCTTGTAGAGTTTGAAAATGGGGAGTCTTCCCTTCAAATAATTGAAGGAGCGCAAATTGATACTAAGAACCCACAACAAAATGAGATAGCACAAAATGCTACTCATTTTAACCCAGTAGATTTGGTATGTGGATTAAAAGATTATAAGGGAGGGAAATTCGATCTCAATGAATTTGTAGCTCCGGAGATGAGCTTTATTTCCTCAAAAACCAAAGACGGAAAAGCCTTAAAAGCATTGGAGCTTCCCGGTTTATGGAACGGTGCAATGGCCAAATGGAACACTGTTTTTGTAGAGGTTCCGGTTTCTACATTTAATCCGGTTAAAACAGTTGCCGATCTTCTAAAACCAAGTCATCAGGCTAAATAA
- a CDS encoding cysteine peptidase family C39 domain-containing protein, which produces MSKIKIKQHDITDCGAACLASISAHYKLQLPIARIRQYASTDKKGTNVLGLLEAAKKLGFEAKGVRGDFESLYKIPKPAIAHIIVLEKLQHYVVIYEVTKQHIKVMDPGDGKMHKKSHEEFKKEWTGVLVLLLPEEEFTTGNEKVSVYKRFWFLLKPHKFVLVQAFVGSIIYTLLGFSTSIYIQKITDYVLIGGNTNLLNLLSIIMLILLVLQILISIFKDIFLYIRLMSTRCNACYY; this is translated from the coding sequence ATGTCCAAAATAAAAATAAAACAGCACGATATTACGGATTGTGGCGCCGCATGCTTAGCCTCTATATCTGCCCACTATAAATTACAATTACCAATAGCCCGTATCCGACAATATGCCAGTACCGATAAAAAAGGGACGAATGTATTAGGATTATTAGAAGCTGCAAAAAAATTAGGCTTTGAAGCCAAAGGGGTGCGTGGGGATTTTGAAAGTCTATATAAGATTCCAAAACCAGCCATAGCGCATATAATTGTACTAGAAAAATTACAACATTATGTGGTTATTTATGAGGTTACAAAGCAACATATAAAAGTTATGGATCCCGGGGATGGTAAAATGCACAAAAAATCCCATGAAGAATTCAAAAAAGAGTGGACCGGAGTTTTAGTTCTACTGTTACCAGAAGAAGAATTTACTACGGGAAATGAAAAGGTATCGGTCTACAAAAGATTTTGGTTTTTACTAAAACCCCATAAATTTGTTTTAGTACAAGCTTTCGTAGGTTCTATAATATATACCTTATTAGGATTTTCCACGTCTATTTATATCCAAAAAATAACAGATTATGTGCTTATAGGAGGAAATACTAATTTGTTAAATCTTTTGAGTATCATCATGCTCATTTTACTAGTACTTCAAATATTGATCAGCATTTTTAAGGATATATTTCTGTATATCCGTTTAATGTCCACTCGCTGTAATGCTTGCTATTACTAA
- a CDS encoding 4'-phosphopantetheinyl transferase family protein, translating to MPLYKTITVDEGTKVLIWKIEETLDWLVDDIQLTPHCQERVNGMKSILHKRGFMSIRHLFAEIGYTDHDLYYDENGKPHLKDGKCISITHSFNFTAIIISEDEVGIDIEKQRDKILKIAEKFTPLKEYHTVANEDALIRKLTIVWGAKESIYKLYAQPGLGFLQHINIADFDFDDKRTTGKVYFKGEKSDYNLEFLEFEGFTCVYAKPVKVAVKK from the coding sequence ATGCCACTTTACAAAACAATAACAGTTGATGAAGGCACTAAAGTGCTCATTTGGAAGATCGAAGAAACCCTGGATTGGCTTGTTGATGATATTCAATTGACCCCTCATTGCCAGGAACGCGTGAACGGAATGAAATCCATACTTCATAAACGTGGGTTCATGAGTATTAGACATTTATTCGCCGAAATAGGGTACACAGATCATGATCTTTACTACGATGAAAATGGAAAACCACATCTTAAAGACGGGAAATGCATTTCTATTACTCATTCCTTTAATTTCACGGCAATAATAATTTCTGAAGATGAGGTTGGGATAGATATAGAAAAACAGCGGGATAAAATCTTAAAAATCGCAGAAAAATTTACGCCATTAAAAGAATATCATACCGTTGCCAATGAAGATGCTCTTATAAGAAAATTAACCATTGTTTGGGGTGCCAAGGAATCTATTTATAAATTATATGCACAGCCAGGTTTAGGATTTTTGCAGCATATTAATATCGCTGATTTCGATTTTGATGATAAAAGAACTACCGGGAAAGTTTATTTTAAAGGTGAAAAATCTGATTATAATTTAGAGTTTTTGGAATTTGAAGGCTTTACATGTGTGTATGCAAAGCCAGTTAAAGTTGCAGTTAAAAAATAA
- a CDS encoding IS1595 family transposase yields MNIFSFGVHFTDEESCRLHFKEQRDKEGVVCHRCGSIDHYWLKNKWSYQCKSCKARMSLRSGTIMESSKLSFMSWYKTIFLLSTTKKGFSSKEIQRQLGLKRYEPVWAMVHKLRKAMGQRDDRYTLEGMIEMDEGYFTIEASQNDHQTQKAGRGSKTKSNVMVLAESTVLEDIKTGKVERHCRYFKAKVLDNHEAGQTSNMLKSAIADEHIIIFSDQSTSYVDIADYVELHITEKSSAKTTKETLKWVHIAISNAKRNFVGTYHKIKKKYLQLYLNEFVYKLNRRYFGDKLFDRLVIASITASGH; encoded by the coding sequence ATGAATATATTTTCTTTCGGAGTTCATTTTACTGATGAGGAGAGCTGCCGCCTACATTTCAAGGAGCAACGTGATAAGGAAGGAGTTGTCTGTCATCGCTGTGGGTCAATAGATCATTATTGGCTCAAAAACAAATGGAGTTATCAGTGCAAATCCTGTAAGGCGAGGATGTCCTTGCGAAGTGGAACAATTATGGAAAGCTCCAAATTATCTTTTATGAGCTGGTATAAGACCATCTTTCTTTTGAGCACGACAAAGAAAGGTTTTTCCAGCAAGGAAATACAGCGGCAGCTGGGCCTAAAGCGCTATGAGCCGGTTTGGGCAATGGTGCACAAGTTACGCAAAGCCATGGGGCAGCGAGATGACCGCTATACGTTGGAGGGGATGATCGAGATGGATGAAGGTTATTTCACCATTGAGGCAAGCCAAAACGATCACCAAACCCAAAAGGCCGGTCGTGGCAGCAAGACCAAATCCAACGTTATGGTTCTGGCCGAGAGCACTGTCTTGGAAGATATAAAAACAGGGAAAGTGGAGCGGCATTGCAGGTATTTTAAGGCAAAAGTCCTTGACAACCATGAGGCCGGTCAAACCAGCAATATGCTCAAAAGCGCAATTGCTGATGAACACATTATCATCTTTTCCGACCAGAGCACATCCTACGTTGATATCGCAGATTACGTAGAGCTACATATTACTGAAAAATCAAGTGCAAAGACCACCAAAGAAACCCTAAAATGGGTACATATAGCTATAAGCAATGCCAAAAGGAATTTTGTGGGAACCTATCATAAGATCAAGAAAAAATATCTGCAATTATACCTCAATGAGTTTGTATACAAGCTTAATCGGAGGTATTTTGGAGATAAGTTATTCGATAGGTTAGTAATAGCAAGCATTACAGCGAGTGGACATTAA
- a CDS encoding AAA family ATPase, with amino-acid sequence MEEKLKQKPSACFKVVLFGPESTGKTTMAKKLAAHFNTEWVAEYMREYLQEKWDAKKELCEPEDLIKIAEGQIEQENQKAKTANKVLFCDTDLLELTVYSKAYYNGFCEPAILKHALNNWYDLYFLTNIDVPWVPDDLRDKPYDRERMFNKFKNALQFYEKPFIELKGNENERFETAVSAINELLKSKS; translated from the coding sequence ATGGAAGAAAAGCTTAAACAAAAACCTTCGGCCTGTTTTAAAGTAGTCTTGTTTGGGCCGGAATCTACTGGAAAAACCACAATGGCAAAAAAACTTGCTGCGCATTTTAATACGGAATGGGTTGCAGAATATATGAGGGAGTATCTTCAGGAAAAATGGGATGCCAAAAAAGAATTGTGCGAACCAGAGGATCTTATAAAAATTGCTGAAGGACAAATAGAACAAGAGAACCAAAAAGCGAAAACAGCCAATAAAGTGCTTTTTTGTGATACAGATTTACTGGAACTAACCGTCTATTCCAAGGCTTATTATAACGGGTTTTGCGAGCCTGCTATTCTTAAACATGCGTTAAACAATTGGTACGACCTCTACTTTTTAACTAATATTGATGTTCCTTGGGTTCCAGACGATCTTCGGGACAAACCCTACGATAGGGAACGAATGTTTAATAAATTCAAAAACGCCCTGCAGTTTTATGAAAAACCTTTTATTGAATTAAAAGGTAATGAGAACGAACGGTTTGAAACTGCGGTTTCAGCAATTAATGAACTATTAAAGTCAAAAAGTTGA
- the pnuC gene encoding nicotinamide riboside transporter PnuC: protein MQPIFDFFFGQYYEYPTLFIYLEIIAVIFGFLSVWYSKQENILVYPTGIISTLIFVYLLWQWELLGDMMINAYYFSMSIYGWYIWTRKVDATHFTPVTKMTKKEHIWSILIFVATLLFVFGVYEYFEKWNNWTAYIDTITTAVFFVGMWLMARKKIENWIFWIIGDIISVPLYFYKGLTLTSFQYLLFTIIAIFGYFAWKKSLNKNLRPVLK from the coding sequence ATGCAGCCGATTTTTGATTTCTTCTTCGGGCAATACTACGAGTACCCTACCTTATTTATATATTTGGAAATTATTGCGGTAATTTTTGGATTCCTGTCTGTTTGGTATTCTAAACAGGAAAACATTTTGGTATACCCAACGGGGATTATAAGCACCCTGATTTTTGTATATCTATTATGGCAATGGGAATTGTTGGGCGATATGATGATAAATGCCTATTATTTTTCCATGAGTATTTATGGCTGGTATATATGGACCAGAAAAGTAGATGCAACCCATTTTACCCCGGTTACAAAAATGACCAAAAAAGAACATATTTGGTCCATTTTAATATTTGTTGCCACCTTATTGTTTGTTTTTGGGGTTTATGAGTATTTTGAAAAATGGAACAATTGGACAGCGTATATAGATACCATCACCACCGCTGTATTTTTTGTTGGAATGTGGCTAATGGCAAGAAAGAAAATTGAAAATTGGATCTTTTGGATCATTGGTGACATCATTTCGGTGCCACTGTATTTTTATAAGGGCTTGACCCTAACAAGCTTTCAGTATTTACTATTCACAATCATAGCCATTTTTGGTTATTTCGCATGGAAGAAAAGCTTAAACAAAAACCTTCGGCCTGTTTTAAAGTAG
- a CDS encoding geranylgeranylglyceryl/heptaprenylglyceryl phosphate synthase: protein MHTATIYENLSLLKDLGQKQLTVLIDPDKFDESQAENFLYALPDEVTHIFVGGSTVEANMTDRTVAAIKCFSDLPIIIFPGDYTQITSKADGILFLSLLSGRNPEYLIEQQVKSVTRLKNSNLEIIPTGYILIDGGNESAVQRISNTKPMPQNNVEAIVNTALAGQYSGKQLIYLEAGSGATNHVSVAIIKEVKKVLSIPLIVGGGIKNSTQLNTIYKAGADMAVIGTAFEKGAFH from the coding sequence ATGCACACAGCAACTATTTATGAGAACCTATCGCTCTTAAAAGACCTCGGTCAAAAGCAACTTACGGTTCTTATAGATCCCGATAAATTTGATGAATCTCAAGCTGAAAATTTTTTATATGCTCTTCCGGATGAAGTTACTCACATATTTGTGGGAGGAAGTACTGTTGAAGCTAACATGACAGATAGAACAGTAGCTGCAATAAAATGTTTTTCTGATTTACCTATTATAATTTTCCCTGGTGACTATACCCAAATAACTTCAAAAGCCGATGGCATACTTTTTTTAAGCTTGCTATCTGGCAGAAATCCGGAGTATTTAATAGAACAACAAGTAAAATCTGTGACGAGACTTAAGAATTCCAATCTGGAAATTATCCCAACAGGCTATATTCTAATAGATGGGGGTAATGAAAGTGCAGTACAGCGAATTAGCAACACTAAGCCGATGCCTCAAAATAATGTGGAAGCAATTGTAAATACAGCACTAGCAGGGCAGTATTCTGGGAAACAATTAATTTATTTGGAAGCGGGAAGTGGCGCAACTAATCATGTTTCGGTAGCAATTATCAAGGAAGTCAAAAAAGTGCTTTCAATTCCCTTAATCGTTGGTGGAGGAATTAAGAACTCGACCCAACTTAACACTATTTACAAAGCCGGGGCAGATATGGCTGTAATTGGAACCGCATTCGAAAAAGGGGCTTTTCACTGA
- a CDS encoding peptidase domain-containing ABC transporter, which produces MKTGQQIDVRLILGYYKHLLKLPQQFFDTMRVGEIISRINDAVKIRNFINGVALSLTVNILIVVFSFALMFSFYWKLALIMLLIIPFYSVIYYITNKLNKKTERSIMERSADLESQFVESLNSVGTIKSFGLEGFANIQTETRFISLLHVGYKSALNSVFSGTSSQTISRLFTIILLWSGSYFVIAREITPGELLSFYAILGYLTGPIAQLIGANKQIQNALIAADRLFEIMDLDREESENKMKLKKENIGDIQFKNVDFRYGSRVEVFKDFNLKIPKGKITAIVGESGSGKSTLISLLQNIYPIQKGNILIGDSDLKYIENSSLRDLVAVVPQKIDLFAGNVIENIAVGEFDPDMERVIGICKKIGILGFVEKLPGGFTTYLGENGATLSGGQKQRIAIARALYKQPEVLVLDEATSSLDSNSENYIQKAVQSLRDDDKTIVIIAHRLSTVINADKIVVMEEGKLIEEGSHSELFKKEEKYYQLWQQQLPVLENFLN; this is translated from the coding sequence ATAAAAACAGGACAACAAATAGATGTGAGACTAATTTTGGGGTATTATAAACACCTTCTCAAGCTACCTCAGCAGTTTTTTGATACTATGAGGGTTGGAGAAATTATTTCAAGAATTAATGACGCTGTGAAGATTCGAAATTTCATTAATGGGGTCGCATTAAGTTTAACGGTAAACATACTGATAGTTGTTTTTTCCTTTGCGCTTATGTTTTCATTTTATTGGAAGCTTGCACTTATTATGCTTTTAATAATCCCCTTCTATTCAGTAATTTATTACATCACCAATAAACTCAATAAAAAAACAGAGCGGAGTATCATGGAGCGTTCTGCGGATTTAGAAAGTCAATTTGTAGAATCTCTAAATAGTGTTGGAACTATAAAAAGCTTCGGACTTGAAGGTTTTGCAAATATTCAAACCGAAACCAGATTTATAAGTTTGTTGCATGTGGGTTATAAATCGGCTTTAAATAGTGTTTTTTCAGGAACTTCCTCTCAAACAATTTCCCGCCTATTTACAATTATCCTTTTATGGAGTGGTTCTTATTTTGTTATAGCCAGGGAAATTACTCCAGGAGAATTATTATCCTTTTATGCCATTCTAGGATATTTAACTGGGCCAATAGCACAACTAATTGGAGCAAATAAACAAATACAAAATGCGCTTATTGCAGCAGATCGTCTTTTCGAAATAATGGATCTAGACAGAGAAGAATCTGAAAATAAAATGAAGTTAAAAAAGGAAAACATTGGAGATATCCAATTCAAAAATGTCGATTTTAGATATGGAAGTCGTGTAGAGGTATTTAAAGATTTCAATTTAAAAATACCCAAAGGTAAAATAACAGCTATTGTTGGGGAGAGTGGTTCTGGAAAATCAACTTTAATTTCCTTGCTTCAAAATATATATCCTATTCAAAAAGGGAATATTTTAATAGGGGATTCAGATTTAAAGTATATTGAAAATAGTAGTTTGAGGGATTTGGTTGCAGTAGTTCCCCAAAAAATCGACCTCTTCGCTGGAAACGTTATTGAGAACATCGCCGTAGGAGAATTTGACCCAGATATGGAGCGAGTAATAGGCATATGTAAAAAAATAGGCATATTGGGCTTTGTAGAGAAACTTCCTGGAGGCTTTACAACATACCTAGGAGAAAATGGAGCCACGCTATCTGGAGGACAAAAACAGCGCATAGCAATTGCGAGAGCGCTTTATAAACAACCCGAAGTTTTAGTTTTGGATGAAGCTACATCTTCCTTGGATAGCAACTCTGAAAATTATATACAAAAGGCTGTACAAAGTCTTAGAGATGATGATAAAACGATTGTTATAATTGCACATAGACTGAGCACTGTAATTAATGCCGATAAAATAGTGGTAATGGAGGAAGGAAAGTTGATCGAAGAAGGAAGTCACTCAGAATTATTTAAAAAAGAAGAAAAATATTACCAACTATGGCAGCAACAATTGCCGGTGCTGGAGAATTTTTTGAATTAA
- the arfB gene encoding alternative ribosome rescue aminoacyl-tRNA hydrolase ArfB, which yields MPNLEIIATEITYKAVRSSGAGGQHVNKTSSKVILTFNVEQSSGLSEEEKQLLNINLKSRLTLHNELILECSETRSQHKNKELVFERFKEIILTGLKKPKKRKKTKPTKASKFKRLRKKKIHSEKKTNRRKPKL from the coding sequence ATGCCTAATTTAGAAATTATAGCAACTGAAATAACTTACAAAGCAGTAAGAAGTTCTGGCGCAGGTGGGCAGCATGTAAATAAAACATCCTCTAAAGTGATCCTCACTTTTAATGTTGAGCAATCTTCTGGCCTTTCAGAAGAAGAAAAACAATTGTTGAATATAAATTTGAAGAGTAGATTGACCCTCCATAATGAATTGATCTTGGAATGTAGTGAAACGAGAAGTCAGCATAAAAACAAGGAACTGGTTTTTGAAAGATTTAAAGAGATCATTTTAACAGGACTTAAAAAACCCAAAAAGAGAAAAAAAACGAAGCCAACCAAAGCTTCAAAATTTAAACGGCTTCGCAAAAAGAAGATACATTCAGAGAAAAAAACCAACCGCCGTAAGCCAAAACTTTGA